The following proteins come from a genomic window of Deltaproteobacteria bacterium IMCC39524:
- a CDS encoding tandem-95 repeat protein gives MKRFNKALPALLLACLFLLILAQPACARALLGISLAQENRQQSANQLYLDKQIDRAFGDTVVVHNYTDQATLLGMLLKFNKLDAALLSQSTYNKQVPGSLSSLANLQISDETNQTNLILVARADLAESQKVLLIEGYQELLLSTEGLNLLEQYATSITATKISGATSANGDEDSVFNGTLTATDGDGLTDGTIFSVTGAATNGRAVINESSGVWNYTPNADYNGRDSFTVTVTDDAGNTTTQEVSLTINKVSDIVEDSDTTNEDAVVVTNVLANDTFEATPTVTAVSQGTNGTVAIVDGNKGTVSYNPDANFKGKDTYTYSVSRGGITETAKVTITVAPVNVPTTIGGTTSASGDEDSVINGTLTATDGNGLTDGTIFSVTGTATNGRAFINEASGVWNYTPNADYNGRDSFIVTVTDDAGNTTTQEVSLTINKVSDIVEDNDTTNEDALVVTTVLARETLEATPTVTARPTPAKEDQVSKGASLTALKETASETIPDAPSRSKTSKSQEWAAHVELKGRLGNDSIIGEADLFFPITQNANSMLFGDLRFQLDDNDAKEGNFGLGYRKIINNSWVLGGYGFYDLRKSENHNDFDQFTLGAEAMTEKYSARVNWYLADEEEYLIKSQESLNQVIYSGTTLIHQTGGQAFKTMEKSMSGFDAEIGWVLPWFRSQEVHGYLGGFSFSAAGMDDISGPKARLEVRFQDAFSWQGSFFEIGGEVRHDDVRDTDYFVSARARIPFGVFSKDFPEPLLGLRKRMTERIQRDPDIIVAERHEDSSTPVHNEILTDNNNQISIAHVDSQAGVGDGTVEAPFNTLTAANSTDSEIVLLYSDSFFDGEGFTLTANQRLLGESSEHKVNTDQLGRINLPTISGGTAVPVIRNAGTAVTLADGSEVSRINITNSTTAIYGNGVGGVNVNHIGITGVNYGISLDELVPHVNESFITDNSINTVGYDGIHIKNINNAGEVFVNISNNDLQNIGTISSDGSGIVLENEGLGLGVDLSGNKISNVSNTGIILDNKGLNLWASVFDNEISRTFGNGIFVSNQSPGKTLSINLQKNQIEAVKFEGIAIDNTGETANLYLYGNHVDGNSLAGDPEDYLIFNRAGSSVKLGATTGNSSIGNTYTNTDNGVLTDEGNTRADGATLPNVIIFGELEVVDKAKIPGN, from the coding sequence ATGAAACGTTTCAATAAGGCCCTTCCGGCCTTACTTCTGGCCTGCCTCTTTCTGCTAATTCTGGCCCAGCCAGCTTGCGCACGCGCCTTGCTTGGAATCAGCCTTGCGCAAGAGAATAGACAACAATCTGCGAATCAACTCTATTTAGACAAACAGATCGACCGTGCTTTTGGTGACACGGTTGTAGTGCACAATTATACCGACCAGGCAACTTTGCTTGGTATGTTGTTGAAGTTCAACAAACTTGATGCAGCACTGCTCAGTCAAAGTACGTATAATAAACAAGTTCCTGGTAGCCTCTCGTCCCTTGCCAATTTGCAGATATCTGATGAAACGAACCAAACGAATCTTATCCTTGTTGCCCGTGCAGACCTTGCCGAAAGCCAGAAGGTTCTGCTGATAGAAGGTTATCAGGAACTCCTCCTGAGCACAGAAGGTTTGAACCTTCTTGAGCAATACGCCACAAGTATCACAGCAACGAAGATCAGCGGGGCCACGAGCGCCAACGGTGATGAAGATAGCGTCTTCAATGGCACCCTGACCGCCACAGACGGCGATGGCCTGACCGACGGGACTATTTTCAGTGTTACGGGCGCTGCGACCAACGGCAGAGCCGTTATCAATGAAAGCTCAGGCGTCTGGAATTATACGCCGAACGCTGATTACAACGGCAGAGACAGCTTCACCGTCACCGTCACCGACGATGCCGGCAACACGACCACCCAGGAGGTCAGCCTTACCATCAACAAAGTCAGCGATATCGTCGAGGACAGCGACACCACCAACGAGGACGCTGTGGTTGTCACCAACGTGTTGGCCAACGACACATTTGAGGCAACACCGACCGTCACCGCTGTCTCTCAGGGCACCAACGGAACTGTTGCGATCGTCGATGGCAACAAGGGTACTGTTAGCTACAATCCTGATGCCAACTTCAAGGGCAAGGACACCTACACATACTCCGTCAGCAGAGGTGGAATCACTGAGACCGCCAAGGTCACCATCACGGTCGCCCCGGTTAACGTGCCGACCACGATCGGCGGAACCACCAGCGCCAGCGGGGATGAAGATAGCGTCATCAATGGCACCCTGACCGCCACAGACGGCAATGGCCTGACCGACGGGACTATTTTCAGTGTTACGGGCACTGCGACCAATGGCAGAGCCTTTATCAATGAGGCCTCAGGCGTCTGGAATTATACGCCGAACGCTGATTACAACGGCAGAGACAGCTTCATCGTCACCGTCACCGACGATGCCGGCAACACGACCACCCAGGAGGTCAGCCTTACCATCAACAAAGTCAGTGATATCGTCGAGGACAACGACACCACCAACGAAGACGCTTTGGTTGTCACCACCGTTTTGGCCAGAGAAACCCTTGAGGCGACACCGACCGTTACTGCCAGGCCCACTCCGGCCAAAGAAGACCAGGTGTCAAAGGGGGCCTCCTTAACAGCACTCAAGGAGACAGCGTCCGAAACGATTCCTGATGCCCCGTCCAGGTCAAAGACAAGCAAGAGTCAAGAATGGGCTGCCCATGTCGAACTGAAAGGAAGATTAGGCAACGATAGCATTATTGGTGAAGCCGATTTATTTTTCCCCATTACCCAAAATGCCAACAGTATGCTCTTTGGAGATCTGCGATTTCAACTCGATGACAACGATGCCAAGGAAGGCAATTTTGGCCTTGGTTACCGTAAAATCATCAACAACAGCTGGGTCCTTGGCGGTTATGGCTTCTATGATTTGCGCAAGTCAGAGAACCATAATGATTTCGACCAATTCACGCTTGGTGCTGAAGCCATGACCGAAAAGTATTCTGCCCGTGTCAATTGGTATCTCGCTGACGAGGAAGAATATCTGATTAAAAGCCAGGAAAGCTTAAATCAAGTCATCTATTCAGGAACCACATTGATCCATCAAACCGGTGGTCAAGCCTTTAAAACCATGGAAAAATCGATGAGTGGTTTTGATGCAGAAATTGGTTGGGTTCTTCCTTGGTTCAGGTCACAGGAAGTTCATGGTTACCTCGGTGGTTTTTCTTTTTCAGCGGCAGGAATGGACGACATCTCCGGTCCAAAAGCGCGATTGGAGGTCCGTTTCCAGGATGCTTTCAGCTGGCAGGGCTCGTTTTTCGAAATTGGCGGGGAGGTTCGTCACGATGATGTGAGAGACACCGACTATTTTGTCAGCGCCCGCGCCCGTATTCCTTTCGGTGTCTTTTCGAAGGACTTTCCAGAACCTTTGCTGGGTTTACGCAAGCGGATGACCGAACGTATTCAGCGAGACCCGGATATCATCGTTGCAGAACGTCATGAGGACTCTTCGACACCAGTTCATAATGAGATCTTGACAGATAACAATAATCAAATTTCCATCGCCCACGTTGATTCACAGGCGGGGGTTGGCGATGGCACCGTCGAAGCTCCCTTTAACACTCTGACAGCCGCCAATTCTACCGACAGTGAGATCGTACTGCTCTATTCCGATAGCTTTTTTGATGGCGAAGGATTTACTCTCACTGCCAACCAGCGCCTGTTGGGGGAAAGCTCTGAGCATAAAGTAAATACCGATCAACTCGGACGCATCAATCTGCCTACGATCTCTGGTGGCACTGCGGTTCCTGTGATTAGAAATGCCGGGACAGCAGTTACTCTGGCTGACGGTAGCGAGGTCTCGCGCATCAACATTACCAATTCAACAACTGCTATTTACGGTAACGGGGTGGGTGGGGTCAATGTTAACCATATTGGCATAACTGGAGTGAATTACGGTATTTCCCTTGATGAGTTGGTTCCTCATGTGAATGAGTCATTTATAACTGACAACTCTATCAACACGGTGGGTTATGATGGGATTCATATTAAGAACATTAACAATGCAGGGGAGGTCTTTGTAAACATTTCAAATAATGATTTGCAGAACATTGGCACGATAAGTTCTGATGGCTCAGGGATCGTTCTGGAAAACGAAGGCTTGGGTCTCGGGGTCGACTTATCTGGAAACAAAATTTCGAATGTGAGTAATACTGGCATCATTTTGGATAATAAGGGCCTGAATTTATGGGCAAGCGTCTTTGACAACGAAATTTCAAGAACCTTCGGAAATGGGATATTCGTAAGTAATCAATCTCCGGGGAAAACTCTTTCGATCAACTTACAAAAGAACCAAATCGAAGCGGTCAAGTTCGAGGGCATCGCAATCGATAACACAGGAGAAACAGCCAACCTTTACTTATACGGGAACCACGTCGATGGTAATAGTTTGGCGGGTGATCCAGAAGACTACTTAATCTTTAACAGGGCCGGCTCTAGTGTAAAACTTGGGGCTACGACCGGAAACTCTTCCATAGGTAATACATACACCAACACCGACAATGGTGTCTTGACCGATGAGGGCAACACCCGGGCAGACGGGGCCACTCTGCCCAACGTAATAATCTTCGGTGAACTTGAGGTCGTTGATAAAGCTAAGATACCAGGCAATTAA
- a CDS encoding penicillin-binding protein activator: MRLKIISLFMLAFLSVSVSNTLAQQSLEETVTQAEIAMQRALDHYQAGLLNEAAGLLRGFVVSNPDSSLIDQAYYYLASIHNEQGDPATALGYLDNIPTENQSPSTTLLHSELLLQMGDAARAVDQLLQLETQRLDLPERQARYLSLAEGLALLEEPQKALYFYQQALVVEGAEAPREVLARIYTLLSAGFNEADLAEAAFMYHNKPVAYLAMLQLGWRALSAGQKELAQEWVSAAMMAPAGFAYHEEALALQSQLSDPTQFQRAIGVLLPLSGRYAAFGKRVQRGMELALEAFRPHIPVRFIFRDTTGDETVAAQQVAELAISDRVLGIAGPLVGNAAQGAARRAHQERTPLLTMSQKEGLAASSLYTFRNSLTPQLQVRALLDYAMEERNFYQFGIMSPQTRQGEQLAELFRAEVLRRGGEVIAEESYLTDQTDFRYQVRSLRGLDPNAPDEEEPPTDPNHPDFVEKEEETPPFEALFVPDYADRISLIAPQLAFYGLEDIQLLGTNGWNDAELPKLARQFVEGAVFTDGFFRHSSYPFIQEFVELYFNRYQEEPTILEAQGYDTAGILLTLLDNPQLQSREDLRRALAQLQNYPGVTGATRFDFIGEADKVLFLLQVQNGTIVQIN; the protein is encoded by the coding sequence ATGCGCCTTAAGATCATCAGCCTTTTTATGCTTGCGTTCTTGTCTGTCAGTGTCTCGAATACGCTGGCACAACAATCCCTTGAAGAGACTGTCACGCAGGCAGAGATCGCCATGCAAAGGGCTCTTGATCATTACCAGGCCGGCCTGCTCAATGAAGCCGCCGGGCTGCTGCGTGGTTTCGTGGTCAGCAACCCCGATTCCAGTTTGATTGATCAGGCCTACTATTATCTGGCCAGCATCCATAATGAACAAGGAGACCCCGCTACAGCGCTCGGCTATCTTGACAATATACCCACAGAGAACCAAAGCCCTTCTACCACCCTGTTACATAGCGAACTGCTCCTGCAGATGGGCGATGCAGCGCGCGCAGTGGACCAGCTCCTGCAACTGGAAACGCAGAGGCTGGATTTGCCTGAACGTCAAGCGCGCTACCTGAGCCTGGCTGAAGGGCTTGCCCTTCTGGAAGAACCTCAAAAAGCACTTTACTTCTATCAACAGGCCCTGGTGGTTGAAGGTGCAGAGGCACCCCGGGAAGTTCTGGCGCGTATCTACACCCTGCTGAGCGCGGGCTTCAACGAAGCGGACCTGGCCGAAGCCGCTTTCATGTATCACAACAAACCCGTTGCTTACCTGGCAATGTTGCAGCTTGGCTGGAGAGCTCTCTCTGCCGGACAGAAAGAACTGGCGCAGGAGTGGGTTTCTGCCGCAATGATGGCACCGGCCGGCTTCGCCTATCACGAAGAAGCCCTGGCCTTGCAGTCGCAACTCTCCGACCCAACCCAATTCCAACGTGCCATAGGTGTCCTGCTTCCGCTGAGCGGACGCTACGCTGCATTCGGCAAACGTGTTCAGCGCGGCATGGAGTTGGCCCTGGAAGCTTTCCGTCCACACATTCCGGTGCGCTTTATTTTCCGTGACACGACGGGTGATGAAACGGTTGCCGCACAACAGGTCGCAGAGCTGGCCATCAGTGACCGTGTTCTGGGCATTGCCGGGCCACTGGTCGGCAACGCCGCCCAGGGAGCCGCAAGAAGGGCTCACCAGGAGCGGACCCCCCTCCTGACCATGTCGCAAAAAGAAGGGCTGGCCGCCTCCAGTCTTTACACCTTTCGCAACTCACTGACACCGCAACTACAGGTCCGTGCACTGCTTGATTACGCCATGGAAGAACGTAACTTCTATCAATTCGGCATTATGAGTCCACAAACCCGCCAGGGAGAGCAGCTTGCCGAACTTTTCCGTGCAGAGGTGTTACGTCGCGGAGGAGAAGTCATTGCAGAAGAGAGCTACCTCACCGACCAGACCGACTTCCGGTACCAGGTCAGGTCTCTGCGGGGACTCGACCCGAACGCTCCGGACGAAGAAGAGCCACCAACAGATCCAAACCACCCTGATTTCGTTGAAAAAGAAGAGGAGACTCCACCCTTTGAAGCCCTCTTTGTTCCTGACTACGCGGACCGCATCAGCCTGATCGCACCACAATTGGCTTTTTATGGTCTAGAGGATATCCAGCTACTCGGCACCAACGGCTGGAACGATGCTGAACTCCCTAAACTGGCCCGCCAGTTTGTCGAAGGCGCGGTCTTTACCGATGGTTTTTTCCGCCACAGCAGCTATCCCTTCATCCAGGAGTTTGTTGAGCTTTACTTTAATCGTTACCAGGAGGAACCGACGATCCTGGAAGCACAGGGTTATGACACCGCCGGAATTCTGCTGACCCTGCTCGACAATCCGCAACTGCAAAGTCGCGAGGATCTGCGCCGTGCTCTAGCGCAGTTGCAGAATTACCCTGGAGTCACCGGGGCAACCCGCTTTGACTTTATTGGCGAAGCTGACAAGGTCCTCTTCCTGCTGCAGGTGCAAAACGGCACGATTGTTCAAATCAATTAG
- the dnaJ gene encoding molecular chaperone DnaJ produces MAKRDYYEILKVNQNASDTEIKKAYRKLALKCHPDKNPGDKEAEERFKELSEAYAVLSDGQKRALYDQYGHAGVDQQSGGFSSGGFGGAPFEDIFGDIFGDIFGGGGGGGRRGGGRRGDDLRYNLTINFEEAAFGLETKIQVPRHQPCETCDGSGAKPGTSAETCRTCSGNGQVRFQQGFFSLTRTCPDCNGEGKKISDPCKDCRGTGLTRGQKTLSLKIPPGVESGIRLKMNGEGEPGAKGGPAGDLYVVITVKDHPIFQREGNDLICEIPISFPQAALGCELEAPTLEGKVKLKVPAGTQSGKIFKLAGKGIPVLQGYGRGDELVIVRVETPTSLTSRQKELLSEFAKEAGEDIHPMGKSFFDKVKELFD; encoded by the coding sequence TTGGCCAAACGTGATTATTACGAAATACTTAAAGTTAACCAGAACGCCAGTGACACCGAGATCAAAAAAGCTTATCGCAAGCTGGCCCTGAAATGTCATCCCGACAAAAATCCCGGCGATAAAGAGGCAGAAGAACGCTTCAAGGAACTTTCCGAAGCCTATGCGGTTCTCTCTGATGGACAGAAGCGCGCCCTTTACGATCAATACGGCCATGCCGGAGTTGACCAGCAAAGTGGAGGGTTTTCCTCCGGAGGCTTCGGCGGGGCCCCCTTTGAAGACATCTTTGGCGACATCTTCGGTGATATCTTCGGTGGTGGTGGAGGCGGGGGTCGTCGCGGCGGTGGCAGGCGTGGGGATGACCTGCGTTACAATTTGACGATCAACTTTGAAGAGGCCGCTTTTGGACTCGAAACCAAAATCCAGGTACCGCGGCATCAACCGTGTGAGACCTGCGATGGTTCAGGTGCCAAGCCAGGCACCAGCGCCGAAACCTGCCGAACCTGTTCCGGCAACGGACAGGTGCGCTTCCAGCAGGGCTTCTTTTCTCTGACCCGCACCTGCCCCGACTGTAACGGCGAGGGCAAAAAAATCTCCGACCCCTGTAAAGACTGCCGGGGCACAGGTTTAACCCGCGGACAAAAGACCCTTTCCCTGAAAATCCCACCCGGTGTAGAATCGGGCATTCGTCTCAAGATGAATGGTGAGGGTGAACCCGGGGCCAAGGGTGGCCCAGCCGGCGATCTTTATGTCGTCATTACGGTTAAGGATCACCCGATCTTCCAGCGGGAAGGCAACGACCTGATTTGCGAAATTCCGATTTCCTTTCCACAAGCCGCACTCGGCTGTGAACTGGAGGCACCTACGCTGGAGGGTAAGGTCAAACTCAAGGTCCCGGCTGGCACCCAGAGCGGCAAAATTTTTAAATTGGCGGGCAAAGGGATACCGGTTCTGCAAGGCTATGGCCGCGGTGATGAGCTCGTCATCGTACGAGTGGAGACACCCACCAGCCTGACTTCTCGCCAGAAGGAACTGCTCAGCGAATTTGCCAAGGAAGCCGGTGAAGACATTCACCCGATGGGGAAAAGCTTTTTCGACAAGGTTAAGGAGTTGTTCGACTAA
- the dnaK gene encoding molecular chaperone DnaK, with translation MSKVIGIDLGTTNSCVSVMEGGEPVVIANAEGTRTTPSMVAFSESGERLVGQQAKRQAVTNPENTLFAIKRLIGRKFDSDAVRKDIEISPFKIIKADNGDAWVEVRGKQYSAPEISAMILQKMKQTAEDYLGETVTDAVVTVPAYFNDSQRQATKDAGKISGLNVLRIINEPTAAALAYGLDKKEEEKIAVFDLGGGTFDISILELGDGVFEVKSTNGDTFLGGEDFDQLIIDYVADEFKKDQGIDLRGDKMALQRLKEGAEKAKCELSSSMETDINLPFITADASGPKHLNIKLTRAKLESICSSLLNKLTGPCKTAIKDAGLSASDIDDVILVGGMTRMPAVQAKVKEIFGKEPNKGVNPDEVVAIGAAIQGGVLKGDVKDVLLLDVTPLSLGIETLGSVMTKLIEKNTTIPCKKSQVFSTAADNQPAVSVHVLQGEREMANDNKTIGRFELTDIPPAPRGVPQVEVTFDIDANGILNVGAKDLGTGKEQSIVITASSGLSDDEIEKMVKDAELHASEDQQKRAMIEARNQADGLVYTTEKALKEHGDKVDEETKKGIETALEELKTAMEGEDSEAIKSKTEALATASQKLGEVMYKQAQSEAEAGDAGAESDEHQDDVVDAEFEEVDDEKKE, from the coding sequence ATGAGTAAAGTAATTGGTATCGACCTGGGAACAACAAATTCCTGTGTCTCCGTTATGGAAGGTGGCGAGCCTGTGGTTATCGCCAACGCTGAAGGAACTCGCACGACCCCCTCGATGGTGGCTTTTTCCGAGAGCGGTGAACGGCTGGTTGGCCAGCAGGCAAAGCGCCAGGCTGTCACCAACCCGGAAAACACCCTCTTCGCTATCAAGCGCCTGATCGGCCGCAAGTTTGATTCGGATGCGGTTAGAAAAGACATTGAAATCAGTCCTTTCAAGATTATTAAAGCGGACAACGGCGACGCCTGGGTTGAAGTGCGCGGCAAGCAGTACAGCGCTCCTGAAATCTCAGCCATGATCCTGCAGAAAATGAAGCAGACCGCCGAAGACTACCTGGGAGAGACGGTCACCGATGCAGTCGTCACCGTACCGGCCTACTTCAACGACTCCCAGCGGCAGGCCACCAAGGACGCCGGCAAAATTTCCGGCCTGAACGTTTTGCGTATCATCAACGAGCCCACCGCTGCAGCTCTGGCTTACGGCCTCGACAAGAAGGAAGAAGAGAAGATTGCCGTATTCGACCTCGGTGGCGGCACCTTCGATATCTCTATCCTCGAGCTCGGCGACGGTGTTTTTGAAGTTAAATCGACCAACGGCGACACCTTCCTCGGTGGTGAGGACTTCGACCAGTTGATCATCGACTACGTCGCAGATGAATTCAAAAAAGACCAGGGCATCGACCTGCGCGGCGACAAGATGGCTTTGCAGCGTCTCAAGGAAGGTGCCGAAAAGGCCAAGTGTGAGCTCTCCTCTTCCATGGAGACTGACATCAACCTGCCCTTTATCACAGCAGACGCCTCTGGCCCCAAGCACCTCAACATCAAGTTGACCCGTGCCAAGCTCGAAAGCATCTGCAGCTCCCTGCTCAACAAGCTGACCGGCCCCTGTAAAACAGCGATCAAGGACGCGGGCCTCTCTGCTTCAGATATTGACGACGTCATCCTGGTCGGCGGCATGACCCGTATGCCAGCCGTACAAGCGAAGGTTAAGGAAATTTTCGGCAAGGAGCCCAACAAGGGCGTCAACCCTGATGAAGTCGTTGCCATCGGCGCCGCAATTCAGGGCGGTGTTCTCAAGGGCGACGTCAAAGACGTTCTCCTCCTCGACGTCACTCCGCTTTCACTCGGTATCGAGACTCTCGGCAGCGTCATGACCAAGCTGATCGAGAAGAACACCACGATCCCCTGCAAGAAAAGCCAGGTTTTCTCCACGGCAGCTGACAACCAGCCGGCAGTTTCCGTACATGTACTGCAGGGCGAGCGTGAGATGGCCAACGACAACAAAACGATCGGTCGTTTTGAGCTGACCGACATTCCACCGGCACCACGCGGCGTACCCCAGGTTGAAGTCACCTTCGACATTGATGCCAACGGTATCCTCAACGTTGGCGCCAAAGACCTCGGCACCGGCAAAGAGCAGTCGATTGTCATCACCGCCTCATCTGGCCTTTCCGATGATGAGATCGAAAAGATGGTCAAGGACGCTGAGCTGCACGCTTCTGAAGACCAGCAGAAACGTGCAATGATCGAAGCCCGCAACCAAGCTGACGGTCTCGTCTACACCACGGAAAAAGCTCTCAAAGAACATGGCGACAAGGTTGACGAAGAGACCAAAAAAGGCATTGAAACAGCCCTTGAGGAACTCAAGACCGCCATGGAAGGTGAAGATTCTGAAGCGATCAAAAGCAAAACCGAAGCTTTGGCAACAGCCTCGCAGAAGCTGGGCGAGGTCATGTACAAGCAGGCCCAGAGTGAAGCGGAAGCCGGCGACGCAGGCGCTGAAAGCGACGAGCACCAGGACGATGTAGTCGACGCAGAGTTCGAAGAAGTCGACGACGAAAAGAAAGAATAA
- the grpE gene encoding nucleotide exchange factor GrpE, which yields MAKKSKKQDVTELETAPEASQEVIEDGAEEVAVEAEAEIDPLTALQNEVEALRTEARKNWDLYLRERADLENARKRNQRDKEDSIRFANDRLLKEMVPVLDNLERAIEHAAQEETDNQGLLEGVNMTITQFRKALEDFGVKAINAIGTNFDPNLHQAMGQIESAEQAPNTVVTEFQKGYLLHDRLLRPSLVIVAKAPEADTEE from the coding sequence TTGGCCAAGAAAAGTAAAAAGCAAGACGTAACGGAGTTGGAAACAGCTCCAGAAGCGTCGCAAGAAGTCATCGAAGACGGCGCAGAAGAGGTTGCAGTTGAGGCTGAAGCAGAAATCGACCCGCTGACTGCTCTGCAGAATGAAGTTGAAGCTCTGCGTACGGAAGCCCGCAAAAACTGGGACCTCTATTTGCGTGAACGGGCAGATCTTGAGAATGCTCGCAAACGCAACCAGCGCGACAAGGAAGACTCGATCCGTTTTGCCAATGACCGACTCCTCAAGGAGATGGTTCCGGTTCTCGACAACCTCGAGCGCGCCATTGAACACGCCGCCCAGGAAGAGACCGACAACCAGGGCCTCCTCGAAGGCGTCAATATGACGATCACCCAGTTCCGCAAAGCTCTGGAAGACTTTGGCGTCAAAGCGATCAACGCCATCGGCACAAACTTTGACCCGAACCTGCATCAAGCCATGGGCCAGATCGAGTCAGCGGAGCAGGCACCCAACACCGTGGTCACAGAGTTCCAGAAAGGCTACCTACTGCACGATCGACTGTTGCGGCCATCGCTGGTCATAGTGGCCAAGGCTCCTGAAGCAGACACAGAAGAATAA
- the hrcA gene encoding heat-inducible transcriptional repressor HrcA, which produces MAAKLTDRGQKILEAIIEEYIATAQPVGSKALTQNQGIKLSPASVRNVMAELEELGYLVSPHTSAGRIPTEKGYRFYVDTILRVSEMDRGQKDQIELQYRQQGLQMTDMLREASRTLSSISHYTGLVMIPRLKATIFRHIEFVKLSSRLILAVFVTQSGLVQNKLVEVDEDLSPRELEKITNYLNQTMTGLSIQDVRTRIITEMAQEKALYDQLMRRAFTLSSAALVDESNGDVIIEGTSRFLEQPEFSDLDCMKRIVQTFEQKSALVELLDRGLETKGVQVIIGSETEHTELSDCSLITAAYSGKRGTLGTLGVIGPNRMPYATIIPIVDYTASLISRLLDTDND; this is translated from the coding sequence ATGGCAGCAAAACTGACGGATCGCGGCCAGAAAATCCTCGAGGCCATCATTGAGGAATATATTGCAACCGCCCAACCGGTCGGCTCCAAAGCCCTGACACAGAATCAGGGCATCAAGCTGTCTCCGGCATCGGTGCGCAATGTCATGGCAGAGCTCGAAGAACTCGGCTACCTGGTCTCGCCACACACTTCGGCCGGCAGGATTCCTACCGAGAAGGGCTACCGGTTCTACGTTGACACCATCTTGCGCGTCAGTGAAATGGACCGCGGCCAGAAAGACCAGATCGAGTTGCAGTATCGCCAGCAGGGACTGCAGATGACCGACATGCTGCGCGAAGCCAGTAGAACGCTGTCGTCAATCTCTCACTATACCGGCCTGGTTATGATCCCTCGCCTCAAGGCGACTATTTTCAGGCACATTGAGTTCGTCAAACTTTCATCTCGCCTGATTCTGGCTGTCTTCGTGACCCAGTCGGGGCTGGTACAGAACAAACTGGTCGAAGTTGATGAGGACCTGTCACCCAGAGAACTGGAAAAAATAACCAACTACCTGAACCAGACTATGACCGGCCTGAGTATTCAGGACGTTCGTACCCGCATCATCACCGAAATGGCTCAGGAAAAGGCACTTTATGATCAGCTGATGCGACGGGCGTTTACTCTGTCCAGCGCCGCACTGGTCGACGAATCGAACGGTGACGTGATTATCGAGGGCACCAGCCGCTTCCTCGAGCAACCAGAATTCTCCGACCTGGACTGTATGAAACGGATCGTCCAGACCTTTGAGCAAAAAAGTGCATTGGTCGAACTGCTTGACCGCGGACTTGAAACCAAGGGCGTTCAAGTCATTATCGGCAGCGAGACTGAACACACAGAGCTTTCCGATTGCAGCCTGATTACAGCGGCCTACTCGGGCAAGCGCGGCACCCTTGGCACCCTGGGTGTCATCGGCCCGAACCGCATGCCTTACGCAACCATTATTCCAATTGTCGATTACACGGCGAGCCTGATTAGCCGCCTGCTTGATACAGACAACGATTAG